The DNA sequence TGTGCTAGCCAGGGATGGGGGAAGCGATCGCGCGATATCTTCCCATTAAAAATTTTGCGACTTGGTAGCACCCGCTTGCTTGAGCAACTCAATTACCTCGGCGTGTTGTCCACCTTTGTGATGTCCCTCCATAATGCCCAATTCAGCATATTCAAGAGGATTACAGAAACCTTCCGCATTCACATCTGCACCCGCTTCTACAAGGGCACGAACAATATCAAGGTATCCCTCATAGGCAGCATAAAGTAACGGATTAAAATATCCTTCAATGATTCTTTGGTTTACGTCTGCACCCGCTTCAATCAGCATCCTCACGATTTCATAGTGTCCTTGTGCTGCTGCATTACATAAAGCGGTGCTGTCAATGATTCTGTGATTGACGTTCGCGCCAACCTGAATTAACGCTCTAACCTGTTCTACGTTTCCGTCATCAACTGCTTGAATTAAGGCAATTTCATTCATTCCCTCTTCTAAAGCACCAGCTTGTTTAAGCAGGCGAACAATTTTAGGATGTCTCCTAGCTTCTGCCAACATCATTGCTGTATTGCCCTCATCATCTCTGGCATCAAGGTCTGCACCTGCTTCTATCAAAGCCTGTGTTGCATCCGCGTAACCAGGGAGTGCAGCCCACATCAGGGCGGTACGACCATCCTTACCTTTAAGATTGATGTTCGCCCCCGCTTCCACTAACATTTTGACCACCTCAGCACGTTTTCCTGTTGCAAAAAAGCTTTCAGCGACGTGCATCAAAGCGGTTTTCCCCTCACCGAGTCCATCTTCTTCGCTCAAAATATCTAACTCAGCACCTGCATCAATTAGAATTTGAACTACCGGAATATGAACGTAATTAGCCGCATACATTAGGGCAGTTTGACCATTAGAGCCAATAGCATCGATCTCTATCCCCTTCTCAATGGCTGCTTTTACCGCTTCGATTTTCCCAAACATTGCCGCATTAATGAACTCTTCGACATCCTTCTTCTGTAACCGCTCCTTTCTCTTCACGCCCTTGTCAATTTCTCTCTCCCCGTACTTCCGGATATCTTCAGAAACCAAAGGATACAGATAATCGTAAATTTCACGATGCCCGCGATAAGCTGCGTAGCACAAAGGAGTATTAGACTCTTCATACCAAGCATTAACATCAGCTCCTGCTTCTACCAGCATTTGCACCATCTTAAATTGACCGTTGTTAGCCGCTCCCATTAAAGCTGTGTAACTACCTTTGGGGGAGTTGATATCTACGCCAGTCTTCAGCAGAAGCTGCATGATTTCTATATCTCCATCTTCCGCAGCTAATGCCAGAGAAGAGCAGCTACTATCTCCTCCTAGAGGGTTAGCGCCTGCCTCAAGAAGAGCGCGGACAATCTCTACTTGTCCATGCTCAACTGCCATACCTAGAGGTGTAGAGTCATAATTGCCAATGTCAAATTTATTGACTTCAGCACCAGCAGCAATGAGAGCGCGGACAATTTCAAGCTGTCCGCGCTCAGCAGCAACAACGAGGGGAACGGGGTCATCCCATGTTTCTGGATTGACAGCAGCACCAGCGTTGAGCAAAGTTTTTACAACCTCGACATGACCGGAAGCGATCGCTACTATCAATGCCGTCTTTTCTTCCTCCTCATCAAAATTTTCCTCTTCGTCAAACTCTACACCTTCATCTTGGGAGGAGTTTTGCTGCTCATTGGTACCCGCACTACTGATGCTGTTTTCATCTGAGAAAGCATCAACGAACTGCGTAAAGCCTGCAAAAAAGCCTTTTGCTTGATCGGGAGCATCTTCAAGCGCTTCGCTTATCATCTCGCCTAGACTGGCATTGCCCGGTACGGATGACACAGAAATAGTCGGGTTAAACTTGAGACTTTTAGCTATTCCAGATTTAGCATTGACATCTGCCCCTGCCGCCAGCAATGCCTCCACAATGTCTAGATTTCCGATGCTAGAAGCTAACACCAGTGGATGCTGACCCCTGGAATAATTCTTGCGGTTAGCATCCACCCCAGAGTCCAAAAGCTGACGGACTTGCTCGACATCAGATGACTGAATTGCCTTGAATAATCTTTCGATTTTGTTTTCAGCATTCATAAGCTTTCTGCACTCCAATATTGCACGGCGGGGGCATTGATGCCGATAGCGTAGCCCTGATTTGAGGCAGCATCCACCGTGATTTCACCAACAACAAAAAGGCTCCTGTTGGAAAACAGGAGCCTTATCATTTATCAGTTATAAGTCTCTAATTCAAAACTCAAACTAATTAGTCGAGGTCAGGCATAGATAGCACTGGCTCGGTTTCACGGTCAATTCCTTTCTCGAAACCAGCAGCAGCAGCGCGAGCGCGACCGGCGTGCCACAAGTGACCAACTAGGAAGAAGAAACCCATGACAAAGTGGAAACAAGCCAACCAAGAACGGGGAGACACGTAGTTAAACGAGTTGATCTCCGTAGCAACACCACCCACAGAGTTCAGAGAACCCAGAGGAGCATGGGTCATGTACTCAGCAGCGCGACGAGCTTGCCAAGGTTGAATGTCGTTCTTGATCTTGTTCAGGTCAAGACCATTGGGACCGCGTAGCGGCTCTAGCCAAGGGCCACGGAAATCCCAGAAGCGCATTGTTTCACCACCGAAGATGATTTCGCCGCTAGGAGAGCGCATCAGATATTTACCTAAGCCTGTAGGACCTTGTGCAGAACCGACGTTCGCACCTAAGCGCTGGTCGCGGATCAGAAAGGTCATCGCTTGAGCTTGAGAAGCTTCGGGGCCTGTGGGGCCGTAGAATTCGCTGGGATAAACAGTGTTGTTAAACCAGACGAAGCAAGAGGCAATGAAAGCCATCAAGGACACAGCACCGATGCTGTAGGAGAGGTAAGCTTCTCCAGACCAGATTAATGCACGACGTGCCCATGCAAAAGGCTTGGTGAGAATGTGGAAAATGCCACCAGCAATGCAAACCAGACCAACCCAGATGTGACCGCCGACGACATCTTCCAGGTTATCAACACTAACAATCCAGCCGTCGCCACCGAAGGGGGACTTCAGCAGATAGCCAAAGATTACTGCTGGATTGAGCGTGGGACTGGTAATGACGCGAACATCACCACCACCAGGTGCCCAAGTGTCATACAAACCACCAAAGAACATTGCCTTAATCACTAACAGGAAGGCACCGATTCCCAAGAGGATCAGGTGAATCCCGATAATGGTGGTCATTTTGTTCTTATCTTTCCAGTCGTAGCCAAAGAAGGCGGAATACTCTTCCAGAGTTTCCGGACCACGAATCGCGTGGTAAATTCCACCTAAGCCCAGAACGGCAGAGGAAATCAGGTGCAAAACACCAACGACAAAGAAGGGGAAAGTGTCGATCACTTCACCACCGGGACCTACACCCCAGCCCTGAGAGGCGAGGTGAGGCAGGAGGATTAATCCCTGTTCGTACATCGGCTTTTCGGGCACAAAGTGAGCGACTTCAAACAAAGTCATCGCTCCAGCCCAGAAGACAATTAGACCAGAGTGGGCAACGTGAGCGCCCAGCAGCTTACCAGATACGTTGATCAGACGGGCGTTACCCGCCCACCAGGCGAATCCGGAGGACTCTTGGTCGCGTCCGGCACCTGATACGAAACCACTATTAAATGAC is a window from the Coleofasciculus sp. FACHB-1120 genome containing:
- a CDS encoding ankyrin repeat domain-containing protein: MNAENKIERLFKAIQSSDVEQVRQLLDSGVDANRKNYSRGQHPLVLASSIGNLDIVEALLAAGADVNAKSGIAKSLKFNPTISVSSVPGNASLGEMISEALEDAPDQAKGFFAGFTQFVDAFSDENSISSAGTNEQQNSSQDEGVEFDEEENFDEEEEKTALIVAIASGHVEVVKTLLNAGAAVNPETWDDPVPLVVAAERGQLEIVRALIAAGAEVNKFDIGNYDSTPLGMAVEHGQVEIVRALLEAGANPLGGDSSCSSLALAAEDGDIEIMQLLLKTGVDINSPKGSYTALMGAANNGQFKMVQMLVEAGADVNAWYEESNTPLCYAAYRGHREIYDYLYPLVSEDIRKYGEREIDKGVKRKERLQKKDVEEFINAAMFGKIEAVKAAIEKGIEIDAIGSNGQTALMYAANYVHIPVVQILIDAGAELDILSEEDGLGEGKTALMHVAESFFATGKRAEVVKMLVEAGANINLKGKDGRTALMWAALPGYADATQALIEAGADLDARDDEGNTAMMLAEARRHPKIVRLLKQAGALEEGMNEIALIQAVDDGNVEQVRALIQVGANVNHRIIDSTALCNAAAQGHYEIVRMLIEAGADVNQRIIEGYFNPLLYAAYEGYLDIVRALVEAGADVNAEGFCNPLEYAELGIMEGHHKGGQHAEVIELLKQAGATKSQNF
- the psbC gene encoding photosystem II reaction center protein CP43; the protein is MQTSFNSGFVSGAGRDQESSGFAWWAGNARLINVSGKLLGAHVAHSGLIVFWAGAMTLFEVAHFVPEKPMYEQGLILLPHLASQGWGVGPGGEVIDTFPFFVVGVLHLISSAVLGLGGIYHAIRGPETLEEYSAFFGYDWKDKNKMTTIIGIHLILLGIGAFLLVIKAMFFGGLYDTWAPGGGDVRVITSPTLNPAVIFGYLLKSPFGGDGWIVSVDNLEDVVGGHIWVGLVCIAGGIFHILTKPFAWARRALIWSGEAYLSYSIGAVSLMAFIASCFVWFNNTVYPSEFYGPTGPEASQAQAMTFLIRDQRLGANVGSAQGPTGLGKYLMRSPSGEIIFGGETMRFWDFRGPWLEPLRGPNGLDLNKIKNDIQPWQARRAAEYMTHAPLGSLNSVGGVATEINSFNYVSPRSWLACFHFVMGFFFLVGHLWHAGRARAAAAGFEKGIDRETEPVLSMPDLD